The window GGGTACTCCCAGCGCTCCGGCGCGTTCAGGCCGGTGTCACGCAACCGCTCGGCACGGGCGGCCATCCCGGCACGGAAGTTGGCCGGGAAGGAGGCCAACGACTCCTCCGGCACGCCCAGCGCCACCAGTCCCTGGTAGCTGAGGGTGAGAGCCAGCCAGGACGGCTGTGGTTCGTCCCAGCGGGCCGCCGAGGTCACCCGCGGCGCCAACCGGCGCAGCAGTTCCCTGCCCGCGGCCGGCTCGGTGATCTCCAGGATCGCGTGCGTGCCGAAGTAGGGCTCGGGCCGCGCCCGCAGCAAGGTCGCCTGGATGTCGTCGAGATCCAGGGTGGGAGATCGGCGCAGGCGCCGGAAAGGGGAGGGCATGGTGCGGCGCCTCAGTTGAGCTCGGTCAGGAAGTTCTGCAGCGCGGCGTCCTGCCGCTTGAGCCGGTGGCCTTCCGCCACGGTGAGCCCGGGGTGAGCGACGAACCACGCCTCCGCCGGGATCTGGTACTTGACGATGAAGTCCTTCACGTCGGGCGAGGTGATGCCGGGCCAGCCCTCGACGTTGCTGAACAGATAGTCCATGAACTCGGGGATCTTGGTGGCGAAGTCGTCGATGTACGGGTCCCACTCACCGTCGAACGCGGTCGCGAACAGCAGCTTCGTGTCGTTGTCGAGGAACACGAACCGCATGTTGTGCAGCGTGCCGACCTGACCGGCGCCGACCAGGTTTCCGCTCACCAGCTTGAAGAACTTCCGCAGCCGCTCGGCACCGTTCGGCTTCAGCGGCAGGATCGTCGTCAGCTCGGAGACCTCGCCGCTCTTGGCGCCGACCCGCCCGGCGGTCGTGACAGCGTGCTCGGCCGCCTCCTCCTTGTCGGCCAGCACCTCGGCGACACGGAGCTTCAGCGCGATCTTTGCGTCCGCCAACGCCGTATCGACCTTCTCACGGACGGACTCGGGCAGCTTCTGGAATCTCGCGTGCAGATCTTTCTCACTCATGGCACCGCTCCTTGGGGTCAGGCTCCCGCCGTGCTGGCGGGCGCTGCGCAACGGCTGGACTGAACCGAGCCGATGCGATCATGGAAATTTTTACATAACGCCGCAATCGGGGCTTTTCGAAGCGGCGCGAGGTGTAGCGATGCCCACCTTCTGAGCATCTTCGCATAACTGATTACATCATCAGTTTGCTGGTACGGTTTGTCAACGCGCCCACTCGCGATCAATCGCACGGCCTCCGACTGTGAGTCATCCCGTCTCACAAGCGGGTCCTGCGGCCTCTCACCCCAAGGAGTTCCCGATGGCGGATCACTTCTCCGGACCGCGCATCCTCTTCGATCCCGCGTCCGACATCACCGACATATTCGCCTTCCCCAGCCCGGACCGGCCCGGCCGACTGGTGATCGTCCTCGACGCGTTCCCGGCCGCCGCCCCCACGGCACTGTTCTCCGACGCGATCACCTACCGCCTGCGGGTCCGACCGGTCGCACAGGCGGCCGAGGGGGCCGCCTTCACCGTCGGCGGCACCGAGTACGCCTTCGACTTCACCTTCGCCGTCCCCGGCCAGGTCCCCGGCAGCGACGAGCCGGTACAGATCGGCACCTGCACGGCGCCGAACGGCGAACACGTCCTCTTCCGTGTCGGCGACGAGACTCCCACCGAGGCAGAAGGGCTGAGGATCTTCGCCGGACCACGGCTCGACCCGTTCTTCATCAACCTCACGGGCGTCCTGGCCACCGACGCCACGGAGAAACTGGCCTTCCAGCCCGACGCGGTCAACACCCTCCAGGGTATGAACGTTCTGAGCATCGTCATCGAGGTCGACACCCAGGCGGTGTTCGGCCCGGACAGCAGCCCCCTGTTCGGCGTCGTGGGTGAGACAGTGACCTCCGGCGGACGCCCGGTCCGGCTGGAGCGCATGGGCCGACCGGAGATCAAGAACGTCGTCCTCGCCAGCAAGAAGTTCGACCCAGTCAACAGCGACATCGAAATCCGCGACCTCTACAACGAGGAGGACGCCTTCGCCGTACGGCAGGACTACGCCGGGGCCTACCGGGCGCGGTTCAACGCCAACCTGGCCTTCTTCGACCGCCTCGACGGTGAGGCCGTCTGGCCGCCGGACGATCAGGGCACACACCCCCTGACCGAGCTGCTCCTGGCCGACTTCCTCGTCGTCGACGTCTCGAAGCCGTTCTCCGAGGACAGCTGCTTCGAGATCGAGACCGCCCTGCTCGCCGGACGCGAACACGCGACGTGCGGCGGCCGGGCACCCAACGACGACATCGTGGACACCATCTACACGCTTCTCGTCAACGGCATCGACGGACCCCGCATCAGTGACGGCGTCGATAGCGCAACCCGGCCGGCCACGCACCAGTTCCCCTACCTGGCGGCTCCCAACCCGACCCCGCCGGACCTCATGACCGTGTTCGCCGCGCTGTCGGCGCCGCCGGAGCCGGGGGCAGAAGCATGACGAGCCGGCCTGTCCGGGACGACCACGAGCCGGTCACGACGAACGGCACCATAGCTCTGGTGAATCTGTCGGCCCAGATCGACAGCCTGGCGACACAAGGACAACGGGCGGATTCCACCACCCTCTTCGCCGTCGCACAGCAGGCGGTCCTGGTCGACCTGCTCGCCCTGCGCGGCCACCTCCTGGGTCGCGTCGCCGACTACGAACATGCCGCGCAGCTCGCCGAACGGCTGGTGTGCGAAGCGCCCGGGGACAGCATCGCCCTGCTGGCGCGTGCCCGCACGCGGGCGACCCTGCACCGCTTCGCCGAGGCCATGACCGACCTCGACGCAGCGGGTCGAGCAGGCGCGGCACAGGCCACTCTGGACGGGGAACGGGCCGCGATTCTGCAGGCGGTCGGCTGCTACGCCGAAGCCCAGCTCCTGCTCAGGAAAGCGGCCCCTCACCAGTCGGACTTCACGATGCTGAGTGCCCTGGCCGTCCTCCAGGCGGAACGGCACGAGACCGCCGAGGCGGAGCAGGTGTTCGGCGAGGCGCGGCGCAGCTACCGGGGTGTCTCGCCCTTCCCCCTCGCCCAACTGGACTTCCGGCGCGGTGTGATGTGGATGCGCGAGGGCGACCTGCCCGCGGCCCGGGCGTGGTTCGAGGCGGCCCGGCGCCGGGTGCCGGGCTACGCCCCCGCGACCGGCCACCTCGCCGAGGTCGACCTCCTCCTGGGAGACCCCGAGGCCGCCGTCGCCCACCTGCGCCCCCTCGTGGAGACGAGCGACGATCCCGAGTACTCCTCCCATCTCGCGCTCGTCCTCCGGGTCGCGGGCCGATACCAGGAGGCCCAGCAGTGGCGGGACCGTGCGGCCGAGCGCTACGACGAACTGGTGCTGCGGCACCCCGAGGCGTACGCCGACCACGCCGCCGACTTCTGGCTCATGGTGGGATCGAACGTCGACCGAGGAATCCAACTGGCGCTGCAGACCCTGGTCATGCGCCAGACGACCCGCTCGTACGCCCTGGTCCAGCGAGCCCGCGCGGCAAGCAACCAGCCGGCACACCACACGCCGTAGGAAGCGGCAACCACGGAAAACACGCGAGCCA of the Streptomyces aurantiacus genome contains:
- a CDS encoding tetratricopeptide repeat protein; protein product: MTSRPVRDDHEPVTTNGTIALVNLSAQIDSLATQGQRADSTTLFAVAQQAVLVDLLALRGHLLGRVADYEHAAQLAERLVCEAPGDSIALLARARTRATLHRFAEAMTDLDAAGRAGAAQATLDGERAAILQAVGCYAEAQLLLRKAAPHQSDFTMLSALAVLQAERHETAEAEQVFGEARRSYRGVSPFPLAQLDFRRGVMWMREGDLPAARAWFEAARRRVPGYAPATGHLAEVDLLLGDPEAAVAHLRPLVETSDDPEYSSHLALVLRVAGRYQEAQQWRDRAAERYDELVLRHPEAYADHAADFWLMVGSNVDRGIQLALQTLVMRQTTRSYALVQRARAASNQPAHHTP
- a CDS encoding DUF4331 family protein, giving the protein MADHFSGPRILFDPASDITDIFAFPSPDRPGRLVIVLDAFPAAAPTALFSDAITYRLRVRPVAQAAEGAAFTVGGTEYAFDFTFAVPGQVPGSDEPVQIGTCTAPNGEHVLFRVGDETPTEAEGLRIFAGPRLDPFFINLTGVLATDATEKLAFQPDAVNTLQGMNVLSIVIEVDTQAVFGPDSSPLFGVVGETVTSGGRPVRLERMGRPEIKNVVLASKKFDPVNSDIEIRDLYNEEDAFAVRQDYAGAYRARFNANLAFFDRLDGEAVWPPDDQGTHPLTELLLADFLVVDVSKPFSEDSCFEIETALLAGREHATCGGRAPNDDIVDTIYTLLVNGIDGPRISDGVDSATRPATHQFPYLAAPNPTPPDLMTVFAALSAPPEPGAEA